In one Saccopteryx bilineata isolate mSacBil1 unplaced genomic scaffold, mSacBil1_pri_phased_curated manual_scaffold_21, whole genome shotgun sequence genomic region, the following are encoded:
- the LOC136318246 gene encoding F-box-like/WD repeat-containing protein TBL1X: MFGIKSHITQSNINGTLVLPAALNFILQKGLQYGEAEFSINEDGRVFDGSPTESLSLMDAVMPDVLQTQQQALWEKLAQQQATAAPAATATVENTATAAAVSQATHQERRSHGDGEENGAHTVNNHLKPMEID; this comes from the exons ATGTTCGGCATCAAGAGCCACATAACCCAGTCAAACATCAATGGGACGCTGGTGCTGCCAGCCGCGCTCAACTTCATCCTGCAGAAGGGGCTGCAGTATGGGGAGGCCGAGTTTAGCATCAATGAG GATGGCAGGGTATTTGACGGCAGCCCCACGGAGTCCCTGTCTCTCATGGACGCTGTGATGCCCGACGTGCTGCAGACGCAGCAGCAGGCCCTGTGGGAGAAGCTCGCTCAGCAGCAGGCCA CAGCAGCACCGGCTGCCACAGCAACTGTGGAGAACACTGCAACTGCAGCAGCTGTTTCCCAGGCAACCCACCAAGAACGGAGAAGCCACGGTGATGGGGAGGAGAACGGAGCCCACACGGTCA ATAATCACTTGAAACCAATGGAGATAGACTGA